A part of Strix aluco isolate bStrAlu1 chromosome 21, bStrAlu1.hap1, whole genome shotgun sequence genomic DNA contains:
- the LOC141933175 gene encoding beta-keratin-related protein has protein sequence MSCYSPCLPATCGPTPLANSCNEPCVIRCADSSVAIQPSPVMVTLPGPILSSFPQSTAVGSTASAAVGSSLSAASVPIASGGSLGLGGFGWSGLGRGLCGPLGRGNLLC, from the coding sequence CAcctgcggcccaaccccgcttgccaacagctgcaacgagccctgcgTCATCCGGTGCGCCGACTCCAGCGTTGCGATCCAGCCCTCGCCAGTGATGGTGACGCTGCCGGGCCcaatcctcagctccttccctcagagcacagccgtgggatccaccGCGTCGGCTGCCGTggggagctccctcagcgctgccaGTGTGCCCATcgcttctgggggctccctggggctgggcggcTTTGGGTGGTCCGGTCTGGGCCGCGGGCTCTGCGGGCCTCTGGGACGGGGCAATCTCTTATGCTGA